A window of the Lolium perenne isolate Kyuss_39 chromosome 7, Kyuss_2.0, whole genome shotgun sequence genome harbors these coding sequences:
- the LOC127314117 gene encoding berberine bridge enzyme-like Cyn d 4 — protein MASFRTLVLAVLISFLACYAPVSSLASSDGFLKCLSAAIPKQLLYTQSSPSFTSVLVSSIRNPRLFTPTTVRPLVIVTPTNASHVQAAVVCGRQNDVRIRVRSGGHDYEGLSFRSVRPEVFAVVDLVNLRSVSVDQKTATAWVDSGATLGELYYAISKASKQLGFPAGLCPTVGVGGHFSGGGFGMLLRKYGVAIDNVLDATLVDAKGRLLDKQAMGADVFWAIRGGGGESFGIVLSWKVKLVPVPPTVTMFSVPKSVNEGAVDILTKWQEVAPALPDDLFIRVVIQKQVADFQSMYLGTCDTLLPLMSSRFPELGFNRSHCKEMTWIQSVPYIYLGSTATVEDILNRTTSLDTFNKAKSDYVLQAIPKDVWVQIFAWLAKPNAGLMITDPYGGKISSIPESATAFPHRGGVLFNIQYMNFWSAATDGSAQIKWLKDFYAFMGTYVSKNPRQAYVNYRDLDLGENVVVGNITSYQAGKVWGEKYYKGNFQRLAMAKGEVDPSDYFRNEQSIPPLGASK, from the coding sequence ATGGCCTCGTTTCGGACCTTAGTGCTAGCTGTCCTCATCAGCTTCCTCGCGTGCTATGCACCCGTTTCTTCCCTAGCTTCCTCCGACGGCTTCCTCAAATGCCTCTCGGCAGCCATACCGAAGCAGCTCCTGTACACGCAGAGCTCGCCTTCGTTCACTTCCGTCCTGGTTTCCTCCATCCGGAACCCCAGGTTGTTCACTCCAACCACGGTGAGGCCGCTCGTCATCGTCACGCCGACGAATGCCTCCCACGTCCAGGCCGCCGTTGTCTGCGGCCGCCAGAACGATGTGCGCATTCGCGTGCGCAGCGGCGGGCACGACTATGAGGGCCTCTCGTTCCGGTCCGTTCGCCCCGAGGTGTTCGCTGTTGTTGACCTTGTGAACCTCCGGTCCGTGAGCGTGGACCAGAAAACGGCCACCGCGTGGGTGGACTCCGGCGCGACGCTCGGAGAGCTATACTACGCAATTTCCAAGGCGAGCAAGCAGCTGGGTTTCCCGGCCGGTCTGTGCCCGACGGTCGGCGTGGGCGGCCATTTCAGCGGGGGCGGGTTCGGCATGCTGCTCCGCAAGTATGGCGTCGCCATTGACAACGTCCTGGACGCCACGCTGGTCGACGCCAAGGGGAGGCTCCTGGACAAGCAGGCCATGGGGGCAGACGTGTTCTGGGCCAtccgcggaggcggcggcgagagCTTCGGCATCGTGCTGTCGTGGAAGGTGAAGCTCGTGCCTGTCCCGCCGACGGTGACAATGTTCAGCGTCCCAAAGTCCGTTAACGAGGGTGCTGTAGACATACTCACTAAGTGGCAAGAAGTCGCCCCGGCTCTCCCCGATGACCTGTTCATAAGGGTGGTCATCCAGAAACAGGTGGCTGATTTTCAGTCCATGTACCTGGGCACCTGCGACACGCTCCTGCCATTGATGAGCAGCCGCTTCCCTGAGCTCGGCTTTAACCGGTCGCACTGCAAGGAGATGACTTGGATCCAGTCCGTGCCCTACATCTACCTGGGCAGCACCGCCACCGTGGAGGACATCCTGAACAGAACCACCTCATTGGACACTTTCAACAAGGCCAAATCCGACTATGTCCTTCAGGCCATCCCCAAGGACGTGTGGGTGCAGATCTTCGCCTGGCTCGCCAAGCCAAACGCCGGGCTGATGATCACTGACCCATACGGCGGGAAGATCAGCAGCATCCCAGAGTCGGCGACGGCGTTCCCTCACCGTGGTGGCGTGCTGTTCAACATCCAGTACATGAATTTCTGGTCAGCCGCCACAGATGGATCGGCGCAGATCAAGTGGCTCAAAGACTTCTACGCGTTCATGGGGACATATGTGAGCAAGAACCCGAGGCAGGCGTACGTGAACTACAGGGACCTTGACCTGGGCGAGAATGTCGTTGTGGGCAATATCACCAGCTACCAGGCTGGTAAGGTTTGGGGCGAGAAGTACTACAAAGGAAACTTCCAAAGGCTGGCCATGGCGAAGGGCGAGGTGGATCCTAGCGACTACTTCAGGAACGAGCAGAGCATTCCACCACTTGGGGCGAGCAAGTAA